In Microbacterium foliorum, the following proteins share a genomic window:
- the sdhC gene encoding succinate dehydrogenase, cytochrome b556 subunit, protein MSTSARLTPSISETTSKTPRGTLYRGREGMWSWVLHRITGVAIFFFLLVHVLDTALIRVSPEAYNAVIGTYKNPIMALGEVVLVAGIVFHAMNGLRIIAVDFWSKGAKYQRQLFWGVLLVWGIIMAGFVPRHLMLAFAGFGGGH, encoded by the coding sequence GTGTCCACAAGCGCTCGCTTGACACCGTCGATTTCGGAAACCACTTCCAAGACGCCCCGCGGCACCCTCTACCGGGGTCGCGAAGGCATGTGGTCGTGGGTGCTTCACCGCATCACCGGAGTCGCCATCTTCTTCTTCCTGTTGGTGCATGTGCTCGACACTGCACTCATCAGGGTCTCCCCTGAGGCGTACAACGCCGTCATCGGCACGTACAAGAACCCGATCATGGCGCTCGGCGAGGTCGTGCTGGTGGCCGGCATCGTGTTCCACGCGATGAACGGTCTCCGCATCATCGCCGTCGACTTCTGGTCGAAGGGGGCGAAGTACCAGCGTCAGCTCTTCTGGGGCGTGCTTCTCGTGTGGGGCATCATCATGGCCGGCTTCGTGCCTCGCCACCTGATGCTCGCGTTCGCCGGCTTCGGAGGAGGACACTGA